From Syntrophobacterales bacterium:
GTTGTCGTCAAGAAGGGGCGGAAGTTTACCAAGCCTTTGCTCCACAGGCTGATCGATTCCGGGGAGGTCAGAATACCTCTGAACGAAGAGGAAATGATCGGTCGCGTACTTGCCGCCGATGTTCTCGATCGGCAGACCGGCGAGGTGCTGCTCAAATGCAATGACGAGTTGAGCGCGGAGGGGCTGAATCAGTTGCGGGTGGGTGATGTCGGTTCGGTGCGGTTTGTCAACATGGGCGAAGACAAGGAAACCTCTTCGATAAGAAACACCCTGCTGATGGATCGGATCGACAAGGTTGAAGACGCGATTATTGAGATCTACCGACGCTTGCGGCCCAGCAATCCTCCCACGGCGGAAACCGCGGCGAAATTTTTCCGCAGCCTGTTTTTTGCGCCGGAAAACTACGATTTGTCCGATGTTGGAAGGGCAAAACTTAATTATAAACTCCATCTCGATGTTCCGAAAGATGTGACAGTGCTCCGCAATGACGATATCATGTCGGCGGTCAAGTACCTGATAGATCTGAAGAACGGCGCTCCGGAATGCAGCGTGGACGATATCGATCACCTCGGCAACCGGCGTGTACGTTCCGTTGGGGAGTTGATCGAGAACCAGTACCGCATCGGCCTGGTCCGGATGGAGAGGGCAATCAAGGAAAAGATGACGCTGCAGGACATCGAAACCATGATGCCGCACGACCTCGTCAACGCCAAACCGGTTTCGGCGATTGTCAATGAATTTTTCGGCAGCAGCCAGCTTTCCCAGTTCATGGATCAGACCAATCCGCTCTCCGAAATCACCCACAAACGGCGGTTGTCCGCTTTGGGGCCGGGGGGATTGACGCGGGAGAGGGCCGGCTTCGAGGTGCGGGATGTGCATCCCTCCCATTACGGCCGCATCTGCCCGGTAGAAACCCCGGAAGGGCCGAATATCGGGTTGATCGTTTCTCTGAGCACCTTTGCCCGGGTGAACGAGTTCGGGTTTATCGAAACGCCGTACCGGGTTGTGGAAAACGGCAAGGTGTTTGACGAGATAAAGTATTTGACGGCAATCGAAGAGGAAAATCTGGTTATTGCCCAGGCGGACAGACCGCTTTCCCGCGACGGCCGGTTCACCGAACAGCTTATTCCTGCGCGCCGAGGCCCGGACTTTCTGGCCGTCGTTCCCGAAGAGGTAAGCATGATGGACGTATCGCCCACCCAGCTCGTCAGCGTGGCGGCGACCCTGATTCCCTTTTTGGAGCACGATGACGCCAACCGGGCGCTGATGGGGTCGAACATGCAGCGGCAGGCCGTTCCCCTGATGGCGCCGGAGGTGCCGATTGTCGGAACGGGTATGGAACTGTACGTTGCCCGCGATTCCGGAGCGGTCGTGGCGGCGCGCCGGGACGGCGTTGTGGAAAGCGTTGATGCCGCCCGGATAGTCGTCAAAAGCAGCAATCCGGAAAAGGACAGTCTGGACACCGGGGTGGATATCTACAACCTGATAAAATACAAGCGCTCCAACCAGGACACATGTTTCAACCAGAAGCCCATTGTCAACAAGGGGCAGAAGGTTCGCAAGGGGGAAATCATCGCCGATGGCCCCGCTACCGACAAGGGTGAGCTGGCGCTGGGAAGAAATGTCATGGTGGCCTTCATGTCCTGGGGCGGTTATAACTACGAAGACTCCATCCTGGTTTCCGAAAGGATAGTCAAGGACGACATCTTTACGTCGATCCATATAGAAGAATTTGAGGTCATGGCGCGGGATACCAAGCTGGGAAAAGAGGAAATTACCCGCGATATCCCGAATCTCGGCGAAGATGTCATGAAACATCTTGACGATAGCGGGATTGTCAGCATGGGCGTGGCGGTGAAACCCGGCGATATCCTGGTCGGCAAGATTACCCCGAAAGGGGAAACGCAGCTTTCCGCCGAGGAAAAACTGCTCCGCGCCATCTTTGGGGAAAAGGCCAGTGATGTCCGCGATACCTCTTTGCGGGTTCCTCCCGGGGTTGAGGGCACGGTAATCGACGCCAAGATATTTTCCCGGAAGGGGACCGAGCGGGACAGCCGCTCCAAGTATATAGAAGCAGAGGCGATCGAGCAGATTAAACAGGATCGGGATGAAGAACTCCAAATCATCGCCGAGGGCGTCAAAACCCGGATATTCGAGCTGCTGATCGGCAAAAAAACGACCGAGAAGGTTATGGATCCGAAGAAAAAGCGGATTCTTCTCAAAAAGGGAGAAACCATTTCCGAAGAGATCCTCAGCAAGACCGATATGGAAACGTGGCGGGAGGTGGCGCTGGAGGGCGCCGAGGAAACGGAAACGCAGATCGGCATTCTTTACAAAAACCTTGCCCGGAAAAAAGAATTTGTCAATGAATACTTTGACAGGAAAATTGAAAAGCTCACCGCCGGCGATGAACTGCCGCCGGGGGTAATAAAGCTCGTTAAGGTGTATGTGGCGATCAAACGGAAGCTCTCCGTCGGGGACAAGATGGCCGGCCGTCACGGAAACAAGGGCGTTCTTTCGCGGATCCTTCCCGAAGAGGATATGCCCTATCTGCAGGACGGCACGCCGGTGGATATCGTTCTGAATCCGCTGGGCGTCCCCTCCCGGATGAATGTGGGGCAGATTCTGGAGACGCATCTGGGCCTTGCCGCCAAGGGGATGGGGGAGAAGATCAATCTGCTGCTGGAGGAGAACCGCGGGATTGAGCAAATCAAAAAAGAGATGAAGAAGGTTTACTCCTCCCCGCAGTTTGACAGTTTTCTGAAAAAGGCCGATGATAGTGAAATAATTGACTTTGCCCGCCGCCTCAAGCGCGGCGTCCTGGTTGCAACGCCTGTTTTTGACGGGGCTGATGAAAAAGATATAAACATGATGTTGAAGGCTGCCGATTTACCCGAGTCCGGGCAGACGGTGTTGTATGACGGCAGAACCGGCGAGCCTTTCAGTCAGAAAATCACCGTCGGCATCATTTACATGCTGAAACTGCATCATTTGGTTGACAACAAGATTCATGCGCGGTCGATCGGGCCCTATTCGCTGGTTACCCAGCAGCCCCTGGGCGGGAAGGCGCAGTTCGGCGGGCAGAGACTCGGCGAGATGGAGGTATGGGCGATCGAGGCTTACGGCGCCGCCTACACCCTTCAGGAGTTTCTCACCGTCAAGTCCGATGATGTCGCCGGAAGAACCCGTATTTATGAAGCAATAGTCAAGGGCGAGCATACATTCGAACCCGGTCTGCCCGAGTCTTTCAACGTCCTGGTAAAAGAGCTGCAGAGCCTCTGTCTGGATGTTGATCTGATAGAAGAAAAATAGCTTAAGCTTCAGGATTCGCACAAGCTTATCCGCTTGAGAATGATGCCGCAGGGGTTTTGCGGCGCCCGTAACTTTGGCTTATTAGGAGATATAATCCGTGGAAGACGTTTTTAGTTATTTTGAAAAACCTAAAGATCCGGTCAGGTTTAACGCGATCAAGATATCCATTGCCTCGCCGGAGCAGATAGTTTCCTGGTCGCGCGGCGAGGTCAAGAAGCCTGAGACCATCAACTACAGAACCTTCAAGCCGGAGCGGGATGGCCTCTTCTGTTCGAAGATATTTGGTCCGGTAAAGGATTACGAATGCCTTTGCGGGCGCTACAAAAGGATGAAGCATCGCGGCGTGGTCTGTGAAAAGTGCGGCGTGGAGGTCACCCAGTCCAAGGTGCGCCGGGAGAGGATGGGCCATATCACTCTGGCGACGCCGGTTGCCCATATCTGGTTTCTGAAGAGCTTGCCGAGTCGCATCGGCAATATTCTCGACCTTACCCTGAAGGATCTGGAAAGGGTTCTTTATTTCGAGGCGTGGATTGTTCTTGATCCGAAAAAAACCCCTCTGGCCAAACAGGATATCCTGACCGACGAAGAGCTGTACGATTTACGCGAGCAGTACGGGTATGACTCCTTTGAGGTAGGCATCGGCGCCGAGGCGATCCGCATTCTTTTGCAGCAGGTCGATCTCGATGGGCTGGTAGAAGAGCTGCGCTCGGAACTAAAGACCTCCGTCTCGGAGACCAAAAAGAAGAAGTGCATAAAACGATTGAAGATTGCCGAGGCGCTCCGCAAGTCCGGAAACAAGCCGGAGTGGATGGTGCTGACGGTGCTCCCTGTTTTGCCTCCGGATCTGCGTCCGCTTGTACCCCTTGACGGCGGCCGGTTCGCTACCTCCGATCTGAATGATCTCTATCGCCGGGTCATCAATAGAAACAACAGGTTAAAGCGCCTCATGGAGCTAAATGCCCCGGAAATAATTGTCCGCAATGAAAAGCGGATGCTTCAGGAGGCGGTTGACGTCCTGTTCGACAACGGTCGGCGGGGGCGGGCGATTACCGGCACCAACAAGCGGCCGCTCAGGTCCCTGTCCGATATGCTCAAAGGCAAGCAGGGGAGATTCAGACAAAATCTCCTCGGCAAGCGGGTGGATTATTCGGGACGTTCCGTCATTACCGTCGGTCCGAATCTGAGACTGCATCAGTGCGGACTGCCCAAGAAGATGGCGCTGGAGCTCTTCAAACCGTTTATTTATCGCCGCCTGCAGGAAAGAGGCTTTGTTACGACGGTCAAGAGTGCGAAGAAAATGGTGGAAAAGGAGGGTACGGAGGTTTGGGACGCCCTCGATGAGGTCGTGCGCGAATATCCGGTAATGTTAAACCGGGCGCCTACCCTCCATCGGCTGGGGATCCAGGCTTTCGAACCGATCCTGATCGAAGGAAAGGCCATTCAGCTTCATCCGCTGGTTTGTACGGCCTTCAACGCCGATTTCGACGGCGATCAGATGGCGGTGCATGTGCCTCTTTCCGTGGAGGCGCAAACCGAGGCGCGGGTTCTGATGATGTCAACTAACAATATTCTTTCCCCGGCCAATGGCATGCCGATAATAATTCCCAGCCAGGATATCGTTTTGGGCATCTATTTTCTCACGAGGATGCGCAGCGGGGTGCCGGGCGAGGGGATGAAATTTGCCGATCCCGCCGAGGTTCGCTCCGCGCTTGATGCCGGCGCCGTCGATCTGCAGGCGAAAATAACGGTTAGAGTTGATGGCGAGCTGAAAGAGACTACCGTCGGCCGGGTTGTCCTCTACGAGGTTGTGCCGGGAACAATCCCCTTCGACGCCGTCAACAAGGTAATGAACAAGAAGGAACTGGCCAACCTGATCAATAACTGCTACCGCGCCAACGGGGTAAAAACGACGGTGCTGCTGGCCGATCGCCTTAAGGATATCGGGTTTAAATATGCCACAATCTCCGGTGTTTCCATCGCAATCCATAACATGGTCATCCCCGGAAACAAGAAAAAAATTGTCGATAAGGCCGACGGCGACGTCTTGGGGATCCAGAAGCAGTACATGGATGGTTTGATTACCTACGGCGAACGGTACAACAAGGTAATCGACATCTGGGCGCAGGCAACCGAGAAGATCGCCGAGGAGATGCTGGGCGGGATTACAACCGAGGAACGAATCGGCGCCGACGGCAAAAAGACGAGGGGGGAAAGCTTCAATC
This genomic window contains:
- the rpoB gene encoding DNA-directed RNA polymerase subunit beta, producing the protein MEEFRKSFGRIRRILDIPNLIDIQTDSYRKFLQETIDPDKRGNTGLQAAFRSVFPISDFSGKCSLEFVSYKIGAPRYDVPECVQKGMTLAAPLKIVVRLVVYDVERNTEPKAIRDIKEQEIYFGEIPLMTENGTFIINGTERVIVSQLHRSPGIFFDSDKLKTQSAGKVMYSSRVIPIRGSWLDLEFDSKDLLYVRIDRRRKMPVTILLKAMGNSTEAILEYFYNIDQVHIKDGNFFVAVNDSLLGWKAPFDVVAKSGEVVVKKGRKFTKPLLHRLIDSGEVRIPLNEEEMIGRVLAADVLDRQTGEVLLKCNDELSAEGLNQLRVGDVGSVRFVNMGEDKETSSIRNTLLMDRIDKVEDAIIEIYRRLRPSNPPTAETAAKFFRSLFFAPENYDLSDVGRAKLNYKLHLDVPKDVTVLRNDDIMSAVKYLIDLKNGAPECSVDDIDHLGNRRVRSVGELIENQYRIGLVRMERAIKEKMTLQDIETMMPHDLVNAKPVSAIVNEFFGSSQLSQFMDQTNPLSEITHKRRLSALGPGGLTRERAGFEVRDVHPSHYGRICPVETPEGPNIGLIVSLSTFARVNEFGFIETPYRVVENGKVFDEIKYLTAIEEENLVIAQADRPLSRDGRFTEQLIPARRGPDFLAVVPEEVSMMDVSPTQLVSVAATLIPFLEHDDANRALMGSNMQRQAVPLMAPEVPIVGTGMELYVARDSGAVVAARRDGVVESVDAARIVVKSSNPEKDSLDTGVDIYNLIKYKRSNQDTCFNQKPIVNKGQKVRKGEIIADGPATDKGELALGRNVMVAFMSWGGYNYEDSILVSERIVKDDIFTSIHIEEFEVMARDTKLGKEEITRDIPNLGEDVMKHLDDSGIVSMGVAVKPGDILVGKITPKGETQLSAEEKLLRAIFGEKASDVRDTSLRVPPGVEGTVIDAKIFSRKGTERDSRSKYIEAEAIEQIKQDRDEELQIIAEGVKTRIFELLIGKKTTEKVMDPKKKRILLKKGETISEEILSKTDMETWREVALEGAEETETQIGILYKNLARKKEFVNEYFDRKIEKLTAGDELPPGVIKLVKVYVAIKRKLSVGDKMAGRHGNKGVLSRILPEEDMPYLQDGTPVDIVLNPLGVPSRMNVGQILETHLGLAAKGMGEKINLLLEENRGIEQIKKEMKKVYSSPQFDSFLKKADDSEIIDFARRLKRGVLVATPVFDGADEKDINMMLKAADLPESGQTVLYDGRTGEPFSQKITVGIIYMLKLHHLVDNKIHARSIGPYSLVTQQPLGGKAQFGGQRLGEMEVWAIEAYGAAYTLQEFLTVKSDDVAGRTRIYEAIVKGEHTFEPGLPESFNVLVKELQSLCLDVDLIEEK
- the rpoC gene encoding DNA-directed RNA polymerase subunit beta', which encodes MEDVFSYFEKPKDPVRFNAIKISIASPEQIVSWSRGEVKKPETINYRTFKPERDGLFCSKIFGPVKDYECLCGRYKRMKHRGVVCEKCGVEVTQSKVRRERMGHITLATPVAHIWFLKSLPSRIGNILDLTLKDLERVLYFEAWIVLDPKKTPLAKQDILTDEELYDLREQYGYDSFEVGIGAEAIRILLQQVDLDGLVEELRSELKTSVSETKKKKCIKRLKIAEALRKSGNKPEWMVLTVLPVLPPDLRPLVPLDGGRFATSDLNDLYRRVINRNNRLKRLMELNAPEIIVRNEKRMLQEAVDVLFDNGRRGRAITGTNKRPLRSLSDMLKGKQGRFRQNLLGKRVDYSGRSVITVGPNLRLHQCGLPKKMALELFKPFIYRRLQERGFVTTVKSAKKMVEKEGTEVWDALDEVVREYPVMLNRAPTLHRLGIQAFEPILIEGKAIQLHPLVCTAFNADFDGDQMAVHVPLSVEAQTEARVLMMSTNNILSPANGMPIIIPSQDIVLGIYFLTRMRSGVPGEGMKFADPAEVRSALDAGAVDLQAKITVRVDGELKETTVGRVVLYEVVPGTIPFDAVNKVMNKKELANLINNCYRANGVKTTVLLADRLKDIGFKYATISGVSIAIHNMVIPGNKKKIVDKADGDVLGIQKQYMDGLITYGERYNKVIDIWAQATEKIAEEMLGGITTEERIGADGKKTRGESFNPIHMMADSGARGSAVQIRQLAGMRGLMAKPSGEIIETPIRANFREGLTVLEYFISTHGARKGLADTALKTANSGYLTRRLVDVAQDSIISEHDCGTIDGLDVMALMEGGEIIETAGERVLGRVVLEDVRDPFTGDILVEANQPIDEALAKKIDDAGIEKVRIRSVLSCKSKHGVCAMCYGRDLAHGHLVNIGEAVGIIAAQSIGEPGTQLTMRTFHIGGTAKFEEHSTLESRHDGIIKFVNINTVRRSTGELAVMNRNGEVHVLDEKGRGRGKYTVPYGAYIKVEDGSRVNGPTDQKKGDLIAEWDPFSIPILAEVDGVVKFGDIIEGKTMQEQVDEVTGLSRKIIVEFKGTDMRPRVSIKDSKNRTAKVPGTDAVARHLLSLGANIVVSEGDAVKAGDILAKIPRETTKTKDITGGLPRVAELFEARKPKDYAVISEIDGVVSYGKDSKGKRKVIVTPSTDEEKEYLIPKGKHVSVQEGDRVVAGEALMDGVHNPHDLLTIKGEKALARYLVDQVQEVYRLQGVKINDKHLEVIVRQMLRRVMIKNPGDTSFIADEQVDRLRFTEENERVLAGGGTPAQGEPILMGITKASLTTQSFISAASFQETTRVLTEASIAGKTDYLLGLKENVIMGRLVPSGTGLPMYKKLGIKTEISNPLPLTESNFDDLEVVEQQG